One part of the Vicia villosa cultivar HV-30 ecotype Madison, WI linkage group LG6, Vvil1.0, whole genome shotgun sequence genome encodes these proteins:
- the LOC131611888 gene encoding copper transporter 2-like, whose translation MAMDMPMPPGQNMPPSNGTTNMMMMNMQMSFYWGRKATVLFSGWPNNNLGMYILALLFVFFLAMAAEVLSNQPPIKRGTNPLIGGLIQSSVHFFRIVFVYLLMLAVMSFNVGIFIAVVVGHTLGFFVARSRAIAVANGEDQRSSSDTLKI comes from the coding sequence ATGGCCATGGACATGCCTATGCCTCCAGGTCAAAACATGCCTCCATCAAATGGCACAACCaacatgatgatgatgaacatGCAAATGAGTTTCTACTGGGGCAGAAAAGCCACAGTGCTTTTCTCTGGATGGCCTAATAACAATCTTGGAATGTACATCTTAGCTCTTTTGTTTGTGTTCTTTCTAGCTATGGCTGCTGAGGTTTTGTCTAACCAACCACCCATTAAACGAGGGACTAATCCTCTCATTGGAGGGTTGATTCAGTCTTCTGTTCACTTCTTTCGAATTGTTTTCGTTTACTTGCTCATGCTTGCTGTCATGTCCTTCAATGTTGGAATCTTTATTGCTGTTGTTGTTGGTCATACGTTGGGGTTCTTTGTTGCGCGATCGCGTGCTATTGCTGTTGCGAACGGAGAAGATCAACGTTCATCTTCTGACACacttaaaatttga